Sequence from the Candidatus Thioglobus sp. NP1 genome:
GGTCTCAGCTACAAATACGCCTCCCATTAAGATTAATAATATCTCCTGATGAACAATTATTGCAATTACTGCTAATATTGCACCTAAGGCTAATGATCCTGTATCACCCATAAATATCTCAGCTGGATAAGTATTAAACCAAAGAAAGCCAAAACCTGCCCCTATTAGTGCAGCACATAATACAAATACTTCTCCAGTCCCAGGCATGAATGGCATATTAAGATAGCCAGAGAAATTATAGTTTCCCCCAATATATGCAAAAACTGCTAAAGCACCACTAATCAGAATAACGGGCATTATTGCAAGACCATCTAGACCATCTGTAAGATTGACAGAGTTGGAGCTTCCTACAATTGCAAACCAACCAATAATTAAAAACCCAAATATATTTAATGGGATAATAAGATCCTTAAAGAAAGGAACTAAAAGCTCAGCACCAATTGTTTTAGAATTTAAGCTAATTAACCATATACAAATTAATATTGCACTAATTGATTGTGCTACGATTTTTTGTCTACGACTTAGACCATCTGAGTTTTGTTTTTTAATTTTCAGATAGTCATCCATAAACCCAATCGAACTAAAAAGCAGTGCTGTAACTACTACAATCCAAAGGAAAGGATTATTCCAGTCTCCCCAGATAATAACACTTAAGAAAAAAGCAAAAAGAATTAAAACCCCTCCCATTGTTGGCGTA
This genomic interval carries:
- the mraY gene encoding phospho-N-acetylmuramoyl-pentapeptide-transferase gives rise to the protein MFLELISFLSSLDSGFNVLSYLTVRAVFAMMTALLITLVLGKWIISKLQHYQIGQVIRDDGPESHLEKKGTPTMGGVLILFAFFLSVIIWGDWNNPFLWIVVVTALLFSSIGFMDDYLKIKKQNSDGLSRRQKIVAQSISAILICIWLISLNSKTIGAELLVPFFKDLIIPLNIFGFLIIGWFAIVGSSNSVNLTDGLDGLAIMPVILISGALAVFAYIGGNYNFSGYLNMPFMPGTGEVFVLCAALIGAGFGFLWFNTYPAEIFMGDTGSLALGAILAVIAIIVHQEILLILMGGVFVAETLSVIIQISYYKRTQKRIFLMAPLHHHYEKKGLAEPKIIVRFWIITLILVLISLASIKIR